The genomic region GGATCGTCAATCAGAGGCAGGCGGAGCTTCAGCAGCAAAAGCAAACCGCCGACCGAACGCTGCGCATCCTCGAGCATGAGTCTGCGGATGAAGGACGAAAAATTGACGGGAAGGCAATGACGATTGGTCAAATTTCTGAGGAAACAGGCGTCCCGTCCTCAGCCATTCGGCATTGGGAGAGGATGGGCCTGCTTGAGGTAGATCGCAACCCGGGCAATGGCTACCGCTGCTTCAGCCCCGCCCAGATCCGGCGCATCCTGATCATCAACACGCTCCGCTCCGTCGTCTGGTCGCTTGATATCATCAAGGAAGTGCTCCGCGAAGTAGACCACAACGACCTCCAGCAGGCGCGGCGCATGGCACAGGAATCGCTCAGCTACCTGAATGCCATGAATCGCTTGCAGATGCAAGGCATCCATGCCCTATATGCGCTAATCGAGAAGATCGAACAGGAAGCAGCGGCAATGTAACAGCGTGTAAATCGGCACAATCATATCGCAGCACATAGAGATTCATACTATGCTAAAATTACCCGCGCTCTATTTCAGCCGACTAATGCTGCACGAACGCGCCTTCGAGCTGGAGCAACCTCCGCTTCAGGTCCAACCCGCCGCGGTAGCCGGTAAGTGCGCC from Xylanibacillus composti harbors:
- a CDS encoding MerR family transcriptional regulator; translated protein: MIRPIDIARMLNISTSALRHYEQWRIIPSVTRGENGYRRYTDVHVAYFTCIRAMNPGFGMKVTREVMQQLLAGRIDDALWIVNQRQAELQQQKQTADRTLRILEHESADEGRKIDGKAMTIGQISEETGVPSSAIRHWERMGLLEVDRNPGNGYRCFSPAQIRRILIINTLRSVVWSLDIIKEVLREVDHNDLQQARRMAQESLSYLNAMNRLQMQGIHALYALIEKIEQEAAAM